TAATTTTTGTTTTATTAAATTTAATGTGAATGATATAGATATATTTAATCGAATAAAAAATTTATTTTCGTACATAGCAAATATAAAAAATGATTGTATACAAATTGAAGATTTAGAATATTATATTTTAGAAAAAGTAGATGAATTTTATCATAAAGAAGAATTAGATTATTTTTGGTGGCCAATAGAAGAAGAAAATAAAATGTTTTGGGATAAATATAAACTACTAGATGAAGAGAATCGACAAGAATTTGTAAAGTCTGTTCCATGGGATTTTGAAACTGTGTTTTCTGAAATTGGACTTGGAGATTATACAATAGAAGGTTGTGAAATGGTTAGAGAACAAACTGCTAAACTTTATTTTAATCCTACTGGATATCCTTATGGTGGAAGTGAAGTGCTTCAAGAGGCATTAAAAGCTTTTGGAGTGAGAATAGTGAGTGTGCTTGGATAACGTTTATTGTGCTATACTATAACCAGTAGAGTAATTTTTTGGAAGTCTAAATATAAATTATATTTAAGCATTATCTTTATGCAAATAGTATAAAAATATATAAGGTGGTTTAAATCTAAAAAGTTATTGAATAGTATATTTATTACACAAAAAGTTTTATCATTATCATGAGGGGGAGTAATAATGTTTAAGAAAGGGTTGTTTATGGTTTTAAGTTTGGCACTTATATGTACAGGTTGCAGTTCAAAAAATGATTCTAAAGGTCAGCAAGCAGACAGAGATAATTCTCTTATAATATTAAAAAATGATGAGAATAACTCGGACGATATGACAGATGTATACATAAAGACAAAAGGTAAGGAGGAAGAAAAAATAGCATCAGATGTACCTACATATACTAAAAAAGATTATATAAATGGAGAACAATCAATATTAATTCAAGATAAAGAAAATAATTTATATAAGTATAATCTAAAAAAAGAAAAGGAAAAAATAGCATCAGATTTATCCTCTGATGAAATTAATTCATATGAATTTACACCTTCTTCAAATACTATAGCATATATATCATCAGAAAAATCCTTGTATGTAAAATATGATGGAAAAGATAAAGAAAAAATAGCTAATGATGTTGTATTATACAGAATATCTCCAGATGGAAATTTAATATACTATATGAATACTGATGAAGAACTATATCTATATAAAGAAGATGGAAACAAAGAAAAAATATCTACTGACATACAGAGCTTTGATATTATGAATAATAAAGGTGATGTACTATTTATAAATAATGATGATAATTTATATTTAAAAAGTGCAGATAAAAATGATAAAGTAAAAATTAGTTCAGATGTATCAAATTTATGGGGTGTAAAATCTAATGATGAAGAAGTCATGTATATAAGTGAGTATAATTATAAGGACTTGAAAGGTGAATTATATTTGTACAAAAATAATGCTAGTGAAAAAATAGCATCAGATGTTAGGTCTTACAAATACAGAGATAATAAATTTTATTTTATAAACAGTGATGATGAATTATATGAGAAAGAAATAGGTAAAGAGGAGTCTAATAAGATAAAATCAGATGTTAATTATGTAAGCTTCATTAAAGATGGAATTGTATTTACAAATTCTGATGGAGATATATATATTAAGAAAAATAATAAAGAAGACGAAAAAATAGGAAATGATATGAAAGAAAACTCTAGTGTATCTATTATTAATGATGAGAAATTACTTTATATAAAATCAAGTGGTGAGTTATTTTTAGATAAAGAAAAGATAGCAAGTGATGTCATTGGTTATTCATTTAATTCAGAAAATATAGGATATTCCACGAAAAATAAGGAAATACATTTTTATAATTTAAAAACTAAGAAAGATAGTATAGAAATAAACAATGTAGAAAAATATTCAGAAGTCTATTTAGGGAATAAATTGATTTATTCTAAAAATTTGGATCCAAAAGACTTAAATGGTTTTTGGAAAGCTGATGAATATAATATATTTGAATTTGAAGAGCCAGATAAGATAAAACTTTATAGTAAAAGTGAAGAAGAAAATAATTATACAGTTAAATATGAAGTAGAAAGTTCAGATAGTAATAGTATAGTATTAAAAGGGAAAGATACTTTATCAAATGAAAAATTCACTATAACTAAATTTAATAGTAATGAAATTTCATTACAAGCTAATAATGTAAGTGGCACACTTAATAAAATTTCCAAAGAAGAAGCTGAGAAATTTATCAAGAGTATAAATAACAAGGAAAATAGTGAAAATACTGAGAAAAAGAGTACTAAAAGTGATTCAGGTTCAAGTTCTAATACGAAAAATAAAGAAGTAAGCTATGATGATGATTATATTATATATGATAGTGATTCTAGAGTATTAACTAAAGATGAACTTGAGCTTTATAGTAAAGATGAGTTAGCCTATATAAGAAATGAAATATTTGCAAGATATGGATATGTATTTAAAGAAGAACCTTATAAAAGTTATTTTAGTAATAAGTCTTGGTATCAGCCAGATTATAGTATAGGAGCTGATACAGATGCTTTGAATTCTGTAGAGAAGCAAAATGTATCATTGATTAAGGAAATGGAAAATTAAGTAATAAGAAATTTTAAAATACATGTCTAAATGCAATATTAGATAGTTCATAAACATTAAAATTGAAATGTGGATTAATTTCAAACATGAATTAATTATACAAAATTATTAAATCTATAAGTTAGACTTAAGTATAACTTATAGATTTAATAATTCATGTCTGAATCTAAAAAACTAATGTATAGGTTTGCATAATATTATCTAAATGTTTTGAACAAAGTAAATTTCTTATTAAGAAAATATAAATATAAGAATTAATACTTTCATTTCTATATTTTTAACAAAACGCAACACAATTACGACCCTCTTCTTTTGCAATATATAAAGCTTTATCACAATAACTTATAAATTCATTTAAAGTTATTAATTCTTCAACTTTCTTTGTATGAACTCCGATGCTAACCGTTACACATTTTGAAGGAATGTCATCACGTTCAAAATTACAATACTCTATAATCTTACGTAGACATTCGGATTTAAGTTTAGCATTCTCCTCATCACAATTGAAAATACATATAAAAAATTCTTCACCACCATAACGGATAGCATGTGCATTTTCAGAATTTGTAAAATCTAAAATTACTTTAGCAATATTTTGTAAACAGTAGTCACCCTTTTGATGTCCATAAGTGTCATTAAATTGCTTAAAATAATCTATATCTATCATCATTCCTGTTATAGGTTCTTGGTTTGTATAAGTACTTAATTTTTTTTGGAGAACATCTTCTAAATACCTACGATTATTCATTTTAGTTAGGTCATCCGTCATAACTTTAAGATTTAATAAATTATTCATATGTGAGATTTCTTCGTATTGTTGATGGATTAGCATTTTATCATAATAAGTAAATACACGACTTCTATATAACATTGTAGAAACAAAAATAGCAAGTGATGTTATAAAAAATGTGTTTACAATATTACTGAACTCATTACCTGATACAGTTTGAATTCCTGGTAAGAGTAAATTAAGAAATAAAAAACACCCTCCAAAAACTACTATTGATTGACCTAATTTTAATACTGAAAAAGCAGCAGCAGTTAACATTATATAACTGAATACACTCAAATCGTTTCCTCCTAGCTGGTCAAGCAAAGTAATTACACAACCCCATAAGCAGAAAAATGTTACATAAATCACCCATAAGTTTATATAACAAGTACAATGTTCCTTTTTTTTATTCCAAAGATAAGAAAAAACAAACATAAAAATTAAAGAGATACAAAATAGTATTATATACATACAAAAATACCACTGACGTCTTGGGGTGGCAAAAGGGCCACCAT
This sequence is a window from Clostridioides difficile. Protein-coding genes within it:
- a CDS encoding YARHG domain-containing protein; the protein is MFKKGLFMVLSLALICTGCSSKNDSKGQQADRDNSLIILKNDENNSDDMTDVYIKTKGKEEEKIASDVPTYTKKDYINGEQSILIQDKENNLYKYNLKKEKEKIASDLSSDEINSYEFTPSSNTIAYISSEKSLYVKYDGKDKEKIANDVVLYRISPDGNLIYYMNTDEELYLYKEDGNKEKISTDIQSFDIMNNKGDVLFINNDDNLYLKSADKNDKVKISSDVSNLWGVKSNDEEVMYISEYNYKDLKGELYLYKNNASEKIASDVRSYKYRDNKFYFINSDDELYEKEIGKEESNKIKSDVNYVSFIKDGIVFTNSDGDIYIKKNNKEDEKIGNDMKENSSVSIINDEKLLYIKSSGELFLDKEKIASDVIGYSFNSENIGYSTKNKEIHFYNLKTKKDSIEINNVEKYSEVYLGNKLIYSKNLDPKDLNGFWKADEYNIFEFEEPDKIKLYSKSEEENNYTVKYEVESSDSNSIVLKGKDTLSNEKFTITKFNSNEISLQANNVSGTLNKISKEEAEKFIKSINNKENSENTEKKSTKSDSGSSSNTKNKEVSYDDDYIIYDSDSRVLTKDELELYSKDELAYIRNEIFARYGYVFKEEPYKSYFSNKSWYQPDYSIGADTDALNSVEKQNVSLIKEMEN
- a CDS encoding GGDEF domain-containing protein, encoding MNLENLKKFFGFPLDKKHKENVERELCNYLYHTGKIICIIIIISQLIMMISISARDGGPFATPRRQWYFCMYIILFCISLIFMFVFSYLWNKKKEHCTCYINLWVIYVTFFCLWGCVITLLDQLGGNDLSVFSYIMLTAAAFSVLKLGQSIVVFGGCFLFLNLLLPGIQTVSGNEFSNIVNTFFITSLAIFVSTMLYRSRVFTYYDKMLIHQQYEEISHMNNLLNLKVMTDDLTKMNNRRYLEDVLQKKLSTYTNQEPITGMMIDIDYFKQFNDTYGHQKGDYCLQNIAKVILDFTNSENAHAIRYGGEEFFICIFNCDEENAKLKSECLRKIIEYCNFERDDIPSKCVTVSIGVHTKKVEELITLNEFISYCDKALYIAKEEGRNCVAFC